The following coding sequences lie in one Ictalurus punctatus breed USDA103 chromosome 16, Coco_2.0, whole genome shotgun sequence genomic window:
- the nln gene encoding neurolysin, mitochondrial isoform X1 — MMFLRVAVSRTGTGYRYGYRYGYRVFGFRSRLRMTLPNALDISAKSCSSSCENRSELRWDLSPEQIRQRTEKLMQRVEHAYASVAAVDVEKVCYENTLQVLAEAKLDYAASRHMLDFPQYVSPCKDVRSASTEADKRLSEFDVEMSMRSDVFHRLIALQERRCNDLLPESRRFMERLINLGSRNGLHLSADVQQEIKKLSKRMSELSIDFNQNVNEENTVLIFSSEELGGLAESYLNGLERTEDGRYRVTLAYPHYFPLMKRCHVPETRRKMEAAFNSRCKEVNTEILEQLIELRAKAAKLLGFSSHANYVLEMNMARNSNTVSHFLDELYEKLKPVGQKERQYLLSLKQAECQRRGLECDGQLHAWDLPYYMNQVEQVKFAVDKDKLLEYFPLEVVTEGLLGIYQDVLGLRFHQIQNPHVWHESVKLYTVLDSTTGEEIGRFYLDLHPREGKYGHAACFGLRPGCLGPDGKRMIPVAAMVANFTKPSRNWPSLLQHHEVETFFHEFGHVMHELCSRTRYAEFSGTLVETDFVEVPSQMLENWVWEKEPLRRMSRHYIDGSSIPDSLLDKLIASRVANTGLMNLRQIVLSKVDQALHTKSSADTSAEFSKHCREILGIPATPGTNMTASFCHLAGGYDGQYYSYLWSEVYSMDMFFSRFRKEGIINPKVGKEYRRVVLEAGGSVDGTEMLKTFLGREPCQDAFFQCKGLANQFKHHEKKTSEFYLLSRRRKAQK, encoded by the exons AGTGTTTGGGTTCCGCTCGCGGCTCAGAATGACTCTCCCCAACGCTCTGGACATTTCGGCTAAAAGCTGTTCGAGTTCCTGTGAGAACCGGAGCGAGCTGAGGTGGGATCTGAGCCCGGAGCAGATCCGGCAGCGGACGGAGAAACTGATGCAGAGGGTGGAGCATGCGTACGCCTCGGTGGCGGCGGTGGACGTGGAGAAGGTGTGTTATGAGAACACGCTACAGGTTCTAGCAGAGGCCAAGCTGGATTACGCTG CGTCCCGGCACATGCTGGACTTCCCTCAGTACGTCTCCCCGTGTAAAGACGTGCGGTCTGCAAGCACCGAGGCAGACAAACGCCTGTCCGAGTTTGACGTGGAGATGAGTATGAGATCAGACGTGTTCCACAGACTCATAGCACTGCAG GAACGGCGATGTAATGATTTACTCCCCGAGTCGCGGAGGTTTATGGAGCGGCTGATTAACCTGGGGAGCAGAAACGGACTGCATCTGTCTGCAGATGTGCAGCAG GAGATCAAAAAACTTTCTAAAAGAATGAGCGAACTTTCAATAGATTTCAACCAGAATGTGAATGAAGAAAACACAGTTCTGATCTTCTCTTCAGAAGAGCTGG GTGGTCTGGCTGAGAGTTATTTAAACGGTTTGGAGAGGACGGAGGATGGGCGGTACAGGGTGACGCTGGCGTACCCGCACTACTTCCCTCTGATGAAGAGATGTCACGTTCCAGAGACCAGGAGGAAGATGGAGGCGGCTTTTAACAGCAGGTGTAAAGAG GTGAACACAGAAATCCTCGAACAGCTGATTGAGTTGCGTGCGAAGGCAGCTAAGCTGCTGGGCTTTAGCAGTCATGCTAACTATGTGCTGGAGATGAATATGGCCAGGAACTCCAACACGGTGTCTCACTTCCTCG ATGAGTTGTATGAGAAGTTGAAGCCGGTGGGTCAGAAGGAGCGTCAGTACCTCCTCTCACTCAAACAAGCCGAGTGCCAGAGGCGGGGCCTGGAGTGTGACGGACAGCTGCACGCGTGGGATCTGCCGTACTACATGAACCAGGTGGAGCAGGTGAAGTTTGCGGTGGATAAGGACAAGCTGCTCGAGTATTTCCCACTGGAGGTGGTGACTGAGGGTCTGCTGGGGATCTACCAGGACGTCCTGGGGCTCCGCTTCCACCAAATCCAAAACCCTCACGTGTGGCACGAGAGCGTGAAGCTTTACACCGTACTCGACTCCACCACGGGTGAGGAGATTGGACGCTTTTATCTGGACCTACATCCCAG AGAAGGGAAGTACGGCCACGCCGCGTGTTTCGGTCTGCGGCCCGGCTGTCTCGGTCCTGACGGGAAGCGTATGATCCCGGTGGCAGCCATGGTGGCCAACTTCACCAAACCTTCACGTAACTGGCCGTCTCTACTGCAGCACCATGAAGTGGAGACCTTCTTCCACGAGTTCGGTCACGTGATGCACGAGCTGTGCTCCAGG ACTCGCTATGCGGAGTTCAGCGGCACGCTGGTGGAGACGGACTTCGTGGAGGTTCCCTCTCAGATGCTGGAGAACTGGGTGTGGGAGAAGGAGCCACTCAGGAGGATGTCTCGCCACTACATCGACGGCAGCTCCATCCCCGATAGCCTGCTGGATAAACTCATCGCCTCCAGAGTGGCTAACACTG gtctgATGAACCTCAGACAGATCGTGCTCAGTAAAGTGGACCAGGCGCTCCACACCAAGTCTTCTGCTGACACCAGCGCCGAGTTCTCCAAGCACTGTAGGGAGATTTTGGGAATCCCGGCTACACCAG GGACGAACATGACGGCGAGTTTCTGTCACCTGGCCGGAGGTTACGATGGTCAGTATTACAGCTACCTGTGGAGTGAagtttattccatggacatgtTCTTCAGCCGCTTCAGGAAGGAGGGAATCATCAACCCCAAG gtagGTAAGGAGTACAGGAGAGTGGTTCTGGAGGCTGGTGGCTCGGTGGACGGGACGGAGATGCTGAAAACGTTTCTGGGCCGTGAGCCGTGTCAGGACGCGTTCTTCCAGTGTAAAGGACTCGCAAATCAGT TCAAACATCATGAGAAGAAAACATCAGAGTTTTATCTGTTGTCGAGGagaagaaaagcacaaaaatga
- the nln gene encoding neurolysin, mitochondrial isoform X3, whose product MMFLRVAVSRTGTGYRVFGFRSRLRMTLPNALDISAKSCSSSCENRSELRWDLSPEQIRQRTEKLMQRVEHAYASVAAVDVEKVCYENTLQVLAEAKLDYAASRHMLDFPQYVSPCKDVRSASTEADKRLSEFDVEMSMRSDVFHRLIALQERRCNDLLPESRRFMERLINLGSRNGLHLSADVQQEIKKLSKRMSELSIDFNQNVNEENTVLIFSSEELGGLAESYLNGLERTEDGRYRVTLAYPHYFPLMKRCHVPETRRKMEAAFNSRCKEVNTEILEQLIELRAKAAKLLGFSSHANYVLEMNMARNSNTVSHFLDELYEKLKPVGQKERQYLLSLKQAECQRRGLECDGQLHAWDLPYYMNQVEQVKFAVDKDKLLEYFPLEVVTEGLLGIYQDVLGLRFHQIQNPHVWHESVKLYTVLDSTTGEEIGRFYLDLHPREGKYGHAACFGLRPGCLGPDGKRMIPVAAMVANFTKPSRNWPSLLQHHEVETFFHEFGHVMHELCSRTRYAEFSGTLVETDFVEVPSQMLENWVWEKEPLRRMSRHYIDGSSIPDSLLDKLIASRVANTGLMNLRQIVLSKVDQALHTKSSADTSAEFSKHCREILGIPATPGTNMTASFCHLAGGYDGQYYSYLWSEVYSMDMFFSRFRKEGIINPKVGKEYRRVVLEAGGSVDGTEMLKTFLGREPCQDAFFQCKGLANQFKHHEKKTSEFYLLSRRRKAQK is encoded by the exons AGTGTTTGGGTTCCGCTCGCGGCTCAGAATGACTCTCCCCAACGCTCTGGACATTTCGGCTAAAAGCTGTTCGAGTTCCTGTGAGAACCGGAGCGAGCTGAGGTGGGATCTGAGCCCGGAGCAGATCCGGCAGCGGACGGAGAAACTGATGCAGAGGGTGGAGCATGCGTACGCCTCGGTGGCGGCGGTGGACGTGGAGAAGGTGTGTTATGAGAACACGCTACAGGTTCTAGCAGAGGCCAAGCTGGATTACGCTG CGTCCCGGCACATGCTGGACTTCCCTCAGTACGTCTCCCCGTGTAAAGACGTGCGGTCTGCAAGCACCGAGGCAGACAAACGCCTGTCCGAGTTTGACGTGGAGATGAGTATGAGATCAGACGTGTTCCACAGACTCATAGCACTGCAG GAACGGCGATGTAATGATTTACTCCCCGAGTCGCGGAGGTTTATGGAGCGGCTGATTAACCTGGGGAGCAGAAACGGACTGCATCTGTCTGCAGATGTGCAGCAG GAGATCAAAAAACTTTCTAAAAGAATGAGCGAACTTTCAATAGATTTCAACCAGAATGTGAATGAAGAAAACACAGTTCTGATCTTCTCTTCAGAAGAGCTGG GTGGTCTGGCTGAGAGTTATTTAAACGGTTTGGAGAGGACGGAGGATGGGCGGTACAGGGTGACGCTGGCGTACCCGCACTACTTCCCTCTGATGAAGAGATGTCACGTTCCAGAGACCAGGAGGAAGATGGAGGCGGCTTTTAACAGCAGGTGTAAAGAG GTGAACACAGAAATCCTCGAACAGCTGATTGAGTTGCGTGCGAAGGCAGCTAAGCTGCTGGGCTTTAGCAGTCATGCTAACTATGTGCTGGAGATGAATATGGCCAGGAACTCCAACACGGTGTCTCACTTCCTCG ATGAGTTGTATGAGAAGTTGAAGCCGGTGGGTCAGAAGGAGCGTCAGTACCTCCTCTCACTCAAACAAGCCGAGTGCCAGAGGCGGGGCCTGGAGTGTGACGGACAGCTGCACGCGTGGGATCTGCCGTACTACATGAACCAGGTGGAGCAGGTGAAGTTTGCGGTGGATAAGGACAAGCTGCTCGAGTATTTCCCACTGGAGGTGGTGACTGAGGGTCTGCTGGGGATCTACCAGGACGTCCTGGGGCTCCGCTTCCACCAAATCCAAAACCCTCACGTGTGGCACGAGAGCGTGAAGCTTTACACCGTACTCGACTCCACCACGGGTGAGGAGATTGGACGCTTTTATCTGGACCTACATCCCAG AGAAGGGAAGTACGGCCACGCCGCGTGTTTCGGTCTGCGGCCCGGCTGTCTCGGTCCTGACGGGAAGCGTATGATCCCGGTGGCAGCCATGGTGGCCAACTTCACCAAACCTTCACGTAACTGGCCGTCTCTACTGCAGCACCATGAAGTGGAGACCTTCTTCCACGAGTTCGGTCACGTGATGCACGAGCTGTGCTCCAGG ACTCGCTATGCGGAGTTCAGCGGCACGCTGGTGGAGACGGACTTCGTGGAGGTTCCCTCTCAGATGCTGGAGAACTGGGTGTGGGAGAAGGAGCCACTCAGGAGGATGTCTCGCCACTACATCGACGGCAGCTCCATCCCCGATAGCCTGCTGGATAAACTCATCGCCTCCAGAGTGGCTAACACTG gtctgATGAACCTCAGACAGATCGTGCTCAGTAAAGTGGACCAGGCGCTCCACACCAAGTCTTCTGCTGACACCAGCGCCGAGTTCTCCAAGCACTGTAGGGAGATTTTGGGAATCCCGGCTACACCAG GGACGAACATGACGGCGAGTTTCTGTCACCTGGCCGGAGGTTACGATGGTCAGTATTACAGCTACCTGTGGAGTGAagtttattccatggacatgtTCTTCAGCCGCTTCAGGAAGGAGGGAATCATCAACCCCAAG gtagGTAAGGAGTACAGGAGAGTGGTTCTGGAGGCTGGTGGCTCGGTGGACGGGACGGAGATGCTGAAAACGTTTCTGGGCCGTGAGCCGTGTCAGGACGCGTTCTTCCAGTGTAAAGGACTCGCAAATCAGT TCAAACATCATGAGAAGAAAACATCAGAGTTTTATCTGTTGTCGAGGagaagaaaagcacaaaaatga
- the nln gene encoding neurolysin, mitochondrial isoform X2 → MMFLRVAVSRTGTGYRYGYRVFGFRSRLRMTLPNALDISAKSCSSSCENRSELRWDLSPEQIRQRTEKLMQRVEHAYASVAAVDVEKVCYENTLQVLAEAKLDYAASRHMLDFPQYVSPCKDVRSASTEADKRLSEFDVEMSMRSDVFHRLIALQERRCNDLLPESRRFMERLINLGSRNGLHLSADVQQEIKKLSKRMSELSIDFNQNVNEENTVLIFSSEELGGLAESYLNGLERTEDGRYRVTLAYPHYFPLMKRCHVPETRRKMEAAFNSRCKEVNTEILEQLIELRAKAAKLLGFSSHANYVLEMNMARNSNTVSHFLDELYEKLKPVGQKERQYLLSLKQAECQRRGLECDGQLHAWDLPYYMNQVEQVKFAVDKDKLLEYFPLEVVTEGLLGIYQDVLGLRFHQIQNPHVWHESVKLYTVLDSTTGEEIGRFYLDLHPREGKYGHAACFGLRPGCLGPDGKRMIPVAAMVANFTKPSRNWPSLLQHHEVETFFHEFGHVMHELCSRTRYAEFSGTLVETDFVEVPSQMLENWVWEKEPLRRMSRHYIDGSSIPDSLLDKLIASRVANTGLMNLRQIVLSKVDQALHTKSSADTSAEFSKHCREILGIPATPGTNMTASFCHLAGGYDGQYYSYLWSEVYSMDMFFSRFRKEGIINPKVGKEYRRVVLEAGGSVDGTEMLKTFLGREPCQDAFFQCKGLANQFKHHEKKTSEFYLLSRRRKAQK, encoded by the exons AGTGTTTGGGTTCCGCTCGCGGCTCAGAATGACTCTCCCCAACGCTCTGGACATTTCGGCTAAAAGCTGTTCGAGTTCCTGTGAGAACCGGAGCGAGCTGAGGTGGGATCTGAGCCCGGAGCAGATCCGGCAGCGGACGGAGAAACTGATGCAGAGGGTGGAGCATGCGTACGCCTCGGTGGCGGCGGTGGACGTGGAGAAGGTGTGTTATGAGAACACGCTACAGGTTCTAGCAGAGGCCAAGCTGGATTACGCTG CGTCCCGGCACATGCTGGACTTCCCTCAGTACGTCTCCCCGTGTAAAGACGTGCGGTCTGCAAGCACCGAGGCAGACAAACGCCTGTCCGAGTTTGACGTGGAGATGAGTATGAGATCAGACGTGTTCCACAGACTCATAGCACTGCAG GAACGGCGATGTAATGATTTACTCCCCGAGTCGCGGAGGTTTATGGAGCGGCTGATTAACCTGGGGAGCAGAAACGGACTGCATCTGTCTGCAGATGTGCAGCAG GAGATCAAAAAACTTTCTAAAAGAATGAGCGAACTTTCAATAGATTTCAACCAGAATGTGAATGAAGAAAACACAGTTCTGATCTTCTCTTCAGAAGAGCTGG GTGGTCTGGCTGAGAGTTATTTAAACGGTTTGGAGAGGACGGAGGATGGGCGGTACAGGGTGACGCTGGCGTACCCGCACTACTTCCCTCTGATGAAGAGATGTCACGTTCCAGAGACCAGGAGGAAGATGGAGGCGGCTTTTAACAGCAGGTGTAAAGAG GTGAACACAGAAATCCTCGAACAGCTGATTGAGTTGCGTGCGAAGGCAGCTAAGCTGCTGGGCTTTAGCAGTCATGCTAACTATGTGCTGGAGATGAATATGGCCAGGAACTCCAACACGGTGTCTCACTTCCTCG ATGAGTTGTATGAGAAGTTGAAGCCGGTGGGTCAGAAGGAGCGTCAGTACCTCCTCTCACTCAAACAAGCCGAGTGCCAGAGGCGGGGCCTGGAGTGTGACGGACAGCTGCACGCGTGGGATCTGCCGTACTACATGAACCAGGTGGAGCAGGTGAAGTTTGCGGTGGATAAGGACAAGCTGCTCGAGTATTTCCCACTGGAGGTGGTGACTGAGGGTCTGCTGGGGATCTACCAGGACGTCCTGGGGCTCCGCTTCCACCAAATCCAAAACCCTCACGTGTGGCACGAGAGCGTGAAGCTTTACACCGTACTCGACTCCACCACGGGTGAGGAGATTGGACGCTTTTATCTGGACCTACATCCCAG AGAAGGGAAGTACGGCCACGCCGCGTGTTTCGGTCTGCGGCCCGGCTGTCTCGGTCCTGACGGGAAGCGTATGATCCCGGTGGCAGCCATGGTGGCCAACTTCACCAAACCTTCACGTAACTGGCCGTCTCTACTGCAGCACCATGAAGTGGAGACCTTCTTCCACGAGTTCGGTCACGTGATGCACGAGCTGTGCTCCAGG ACTCGCTATGCGGAGTTCAGCGGCACGCTGGTGGAGACGGACTTCGTGGAGGTTCCCTCTCAGATGCTGGAGAACTGGGTGTGGGAGAAGGAGCCACTCAGGAGGATGTCTCGCCACTACATCGACGGCAGCTCCATCCCCGATAGCCTGCTGGATAAACTCATCGCCTCCAGAGTGGCTAACACTG gtctgATGAACCTCAGACAGATCGTGCTCAGTAAAGTGGACCAGGCGCTCCACACCAAGTCTTCTGCTGACACCAGCGCCGAGTTCTCCAAGCACTGTAGGGAGATTTTGGGAATCCCGGCTACACCAG GGACGAACATGACGGCGAGTTTCTGTCACCTGGCCGGAGGTTACGATGGTCAGTATTACAGCTACCTGTGGAGTGAagtttattccatggacatgtTCTTCAGCCGCTTCAGGAAGGAGGGAATCATCAACCCCAAG gtagGTAAGGAGTACAGGAGAGTGGTTCTGGAGGCTGGTGGCTCGGTGGACGGGACGGAGATGCTGAAAACGTTTCTGGGCCGTGAGCCGTGTCAGGACGCGTTCTTCCAGTGTAAAGGACTCGCAAATCAGT TCAAACATCATGAGAAGAAAACATCAGAGTTTTATCTGTTGTCGAGGagaagaaaagcacaaaaatga
- the nln gene encoding neurolysin, mitochondrial isoform X4 translates to MTLPNALDISAKSCSSSCENRSELRWDLSPEQIRQRTEKLMQRVEHAYASVAAVDVEKVCYENTLQVLAEAKLDYAASRHMLDFPQYVSPCKDVRSASTEADKRLSEFDVEMSMRSDVFHRLIALQERRCNDLLPESRRFMERLINLGSRNGLHLSADVQQEIKKLSKRMSELSIDFNQNVNEENTVLIFSSEELGGLAESYLNGLERTEDGRYRVTLAYPHYFPLMKRCHVPETRRKMEAAFNSRCKEVNTEILEQLIELRAKAAKLLGFSSHANYVLEMNMARNSNTVSHFLDELYEKLKPVGQKERQYLLSLKQAECQRRGLECDGQLHAWDLPYYMNQVEQVKFAVDKDKLLEYFPLEVVTEGLLGIYQDVLGLRFHQIQNPHVWHESVKLYTVLDSTTGEEIGRFYLDLHPREGKYGHAACFGLRPGCLGPDGKRMIPVAAMVANFTKPSRNWPSLLQHHEVETFFHEFGHVMHELCSRTRYAEFSGTLVETDFVEVPSQMLENWVWEKEPLRRMSRHYIDGSSIPDSLLDKLIASRVANTGLMNLRQIVLSKVDQALHTKSSADTSAEFSKHCREILGIPATPGTNMTASFCHLAGGYDGQYYSYLWSEVYSMDMFFSRFRKEGIINPKVGKEYRRVVLEAGGSVDGTEMLKTFLGREPCQDAFFQCKGLANQFKHHEKKTSEFYLLSRRRKAQK, encoded by the exons ATGACTCTCCCCAACGCTCTGGACATTTCGGCTAAAAGCTGTTCGAGTTCCTGTGAGAACCGGAGCGAGCTGAGGTGGGATCTGAGCCCGGAGCAGATCCGGCAGCGGACGGAGAAACTGATGCAGAGGGTGGAGCATGCGTACGCCTCGGTGGCGGCGGTGGACGTGGAGAAGGTGTGTTATGAGAACACGCTACAGGTTCTAGCAGAGGCCAAGCTGGATTACGCTG CGTCCCGGCACATGCTGGACTTCCCTCAGTACGTCTCCCCGTGTAAAGACGTGCGGTCTGCAAGCACCGAGGCAGACAAACGCCTGTCCGAGTTTGACGTGGAGATGAGTATGAGATCAGACGTGTTCCACAGACTCATAGCACTGCAG GAACGGCGATGTAATGATTTACTCCCCGAGTCGCGGAGGTTTATGGAGCGGCTGATTAACCTGGGGAGCAGAAACGGACTGCATCTGTCTGCAGATGTGCAGCAG GAGATCAAAAAACTTTCTAAAAGAATGAGCGAACTTTCAATAGATTTCAACCAGAATGTGAATGAAGAAAACACAGTTCTGATCTTCTCTTCAGAAGAGCTGG GTGGTCTGGCTGAGAGTTATTTAAACGGTTTGGAGAGGACGGAGGATGGGCGGTACAGGGTGACGCTGGCGTACCCGCACTACTTCCCTCTGATGAAGAGATGTCACGTTCCAGAGACCAGGAGGAAGATGGAGGCGGCTTTTAACAGCAGGTGTAAAGAG GTGAACACAGAAATCCTCGAACAGCTGATTGAGTTGCGTGCGAAGGCAGCTAAGCTGCTGGGCTTTAGCAGTCATGCTAACTATGTGCTGGAGATGAATATGGCCAGGAACTCCAACACGGTGTCTCACTTCCTCG ATGAGTTGTATGAGAAGTTGAAGCCGGTGGGTCAGAAGGAGCGTCAGTACCTCCTCTCACTCAAACAAGCCGAGTGCCAGAGGCGGGGCCTGGAGTGTGACGGACAGCTGCACGCGTGGGATCTGCCGTACTACATGAACCAGGTGGAGCAGGTGAAGTTTGCGGTGGATAAGGACAAGCTGCTCGAGTATTTCCCACTGGAGGTGGTGACTGAGGGTCTGCTGGGGATCTACCAGGACGTCCTGGGGCTCCGCTTCCACCAAATCCAAAACCCTCACGTGTGGCACGAGAGCGTGAAGCTTTACACCGTACTCGACTCCACCACGGGTGAGGAGATTGGACGCTTTTATCTGGACCTACATCCCAG AGAAGGGAAGTACGGCCACGCCGCGTGTTTCGGTCTGCGGCCCGGCTGTCTCGGTCCTGACGGGAAGCGTATGATCCCGGTGGCAGCCATGGTGGCCAACTTCACCAAACCTTCACGTAACTGGCCGTCTCTACTGCAGCACCATGAAGTGGAGACCTTCTTCCACGAGTTCGGTCACGTGATGCACGAGCTGTGCTCCAGG ACTCGCTATGCGGAGTTCAGCGGCACGCTGGTGGAGACGGACTTCGTGGAGGTTCCCTCTCAGATGCTGGAGAACTGGGTGTGGGAGAAGGAGCCACTCAGGAGGATGTCTCGCCACTACATCGACGGCAGCTCCATCCCCGATAGCCTGCTGGATAAACTCATCGCCTCCAGAGTGGCTAACACTG gtctgATGAACCTCAGACAGATCGTGCTCAGTAAAGTGGACCAGGCGCTCCACACCAAGTCTTCTGCTGACACCAGCGCCGAGTTCTCCAAGCACTGTAGGGAGATTTTGGGAATCCCGGCTACACCAG GGACGAACATGACGGCGAGTTTCTGTCACCTGGCCGGAGGTTACGATGGTCAGTATTACAGCTACCTGTGGAGTGAagtttattccatggacatgtTCTTCAGCCGCTTCAGGAAGGAGGGAATCATCAACCCCAAG gtagGTAAGGAGTACAGGAGAGTGGTTCTGGAGGCTGGTGGCTCGGTGGACGGGACGGAGATGCTGAAAACGTTTCTGGGCCGTGAGCCGTGTCAGGACGCGTTCTTCCAGTGTAAAGGACTCGCAAATCAGT TCAAACATCATGAGAAGAAAACATCAGAGTTTTATCTGTTGTCGAGGagaagaaaagcacaaaaatga